One genomic window of Oncorhynchus kisutch isolate 150728-3 linkage group LG24, Okis_V2, whole genome shotgun sequence includes the following:
- the LOC109869653 gene encoding uncharacterized protein LOC109869653 yields the protein MHGVAFGRWHQEFARADCGHRLVQRWHDLLEWRRLQEAFTSWNRRVLVRRGALEIQERRQRAQLSHILRGWRGVAERRVACVCYCSERNDRMAAHTLQSWRRATALRSRHTRLLTLLLERRRTQALTLGTLAGNMRPSEAVMPRLYGGARRITLEELCDNLQLQTSLHSWRREKSKLQLARLYCVARAREQVRLALQRWHELAWDSQACRVHMFRTRLAALESSSSGFGSTSPLSLKLAVAEHNISTELSDWSNSSSSAQMDRGRPLLASSPLESLKTCFQVENHVDFAEGDQTFCLSHQSLPDHKSSPRLKGVMRSVVGRMLRPSLSVAFSQWRDYVRVGREQRRLMGLMADVRRRAMLGTALSLWRRHTQSLCTAAIQMETAILTFSVAHWRRVVAHQRSKVTLQRMADNFHTTAVLRSCFLTWKKKRTLIRLRPDPEARAQLVKRVVWLRRRGERQRTHSTFTLWTARLRQSQAVTAFYTHTTLTRVFTAWEQCVHSQREMSALARAHLHQRLLGQALAHWRGSATRSLEFRRRGQERLALGARQNLQRWRDHTHRMCELRQLLGQYVESERRAAKKRALHTWVQATVNVRKAQDIHQQSFMSS from the exons ATGCACGGAG TGGCCTTTGGGAGGTGGCACCAGGAGTTTGCCCGGGCAGACTGCGGGCACAGACTGGTGCAGAGGTGGCACGACCTGCTGGAGTGGAGGAGGCTGCAGGAGGCATTTACATCCTGGAACCGCAGGGTCCTGGTCAGGAGAGGGGCCCTAGAGATACAGGAGAGAAGGCAACGGGCACAGCTCTCACA CATCCTGCGTGGCTGGCGGGGTGTGGCCGAGCGCAGGGTGGCGTGCGTGTGTTACTGCAGCGAGAGGAATGATCGGATGGCCGCACACACTCTGCAGAGCTGGAGGAGAGCCACAGCGCTACGGTCCCGACACACACGCCTCCTCACACTcctgctggagaggaggaggacacaggCGCTGACCCTAGGGACACTGGCAG GGAATATGAGGCCGAGTGAGGCGGTGATGCCAAGGTTGTATGGTGGTGCCAGGCGCATCACATTGGAGGAGTTGTGTGACAACCTGCAGCTCCAGACAAGCCTTCACTcctggaggagggagaagagcaaGCTCCAGCTAGCCAG ACTGTACTGTGTGGCCCGGGCGAGGGAGCAGGTGAGATTGGCGCTGCAGCGTTGGCATGAGCTGGCGTGGGATTCCCAGGCCTGCAGGGTGCACATGTTCAGGACTAGACTGGCAGCGCTGGAATCCTCTTCCTCTGGGTTCGGCAGcacatctcccctctccctgaaGCTTGCTGTGGCAGAGCATAACATCAGCACGGAGCTCAGCGATTGGTCAAACAGCTCCTCTTCAGCACAGATGGACAGAGGACGCCCCCTACTGGCCTCATCCCCATTGGAAAGTCTCAAGACCTG CTTCCAGGTCGAGAACCATGTTGATTTTGCAGAGGGTGACCAAACCTTCTGCCTCTCGCATCAAAGTCTCCCAGATCACAAGAGCTCACCCAGATTAAAG GGTGTCATGCGGAGTGTGGTGGGCCGGATGCTACGTCCCTCCCTCAGTGTGGCCTTCTCTCAGTGGAGGGACTATGTCAGAGTCGGCAGGGAGCAGCGACGCCTCATGGGCCTGATGGCAGATGTCCGCAGACGGGCCATGCTTGGCACTGCCCTCAGCCTGTGGAGGAGACACACCCAGAGCCTCTGCACCGCAGCCATACAGATG GAAACTGCAATTCTGACTTTCTCTGTGGCTCACTGGAGAAGGGTGGTCGCTCACCAAAGGTCAAAGGTCACCCTGCAGAGGATGGCCGACAACTTCCACACCACGGCAGTCCTCAGGAGCTGCTTCTTAACATGGAAGAAAAAG cggACGTTGATTAGATTAAGGCCAGACCCGGAGGCCCGGGCCCAGCTCGTGAAGAGGGTGGTGTGGctgcggaggagaggagagagacagaggacccaCAGCACCTTCACCCTCTGGACAGCACGCCTCAGACAAAGCCAGGCCGTCACCGccttctacacacacaccacgctcACCAG ggtgtttaCGGCGTGGGAGCAATGTGTCCACTCCCAGAGGGAGATGAGCGCTCTAGCCCGGGCCCACCTCCACCAGAGGCTGCTTGGCCAAGCCCTGGCCCACTGGAGGGGGTCTGCCACCCGCAGCCTTGAGTTCCGCAGGAGAGGCCAGGAGAGACTGGCGCTGGGGGCCAGACAGAATCTGCAGCGCTGGAGAGATCATACCCACA GGATGTGTGAGCTGAGACAGCTACTGGGTCAGTATgtggagagtgagagaagggcagcGAAGAAGAGAGCTCTACACACCTGGGTCCAGGCCACTGTGAATGTCAGGAAAGCCCAAGACATACACCAGCAGTCTTTCATGAGCAG